The following coding sequences lie in one Colius striatus isolate bColStr4 chromosome 14, bColStr4.1.hap1, whole genome shotgun sequence genomic window:
- the CTCF gene encoding transcriptional repressor CTCF isoform X1, translating into MKRTNQPRQKCRSIKNRNQEGEMEGEAVEAIVDESETFIKGKERKTYQRRREGGQEDDACHLPPNQADGGEVVQDVNSGVQMVMMEQLDPTLLQMKTEVMEGAVSQETEATVDDTQIITLQVVNMEEQPINLGELQLVQVPVPVTVPVATTSVEELQGAYENEVSKGGLQEGEPMICHTLPLPEGFQVVKVGANGEVETLEQGELQPQEDPNWQKDPDYQPPAKKTKKNKKSKLRYTEEGKDVDVSVYDFEEEQQEGLLSEVNAEKVVGNMKPPKPTKIKKKGVKKTFQCELCSYTCPRRSNLDRHMKSHTDERPHKCHLCGRAFRTVTLLRNHLNTHTGTRPHKCPDCDMAFVTSGELVRHRRYKHTHEKPFKCSMCDYASVEVSKLKRHIRSHTGERPFQCSLCSYASRDTYKLKRHMRTHSGEKPYECYICHARFTQSGTMKMHILQKHTENVAKFHCPHCDTVIARKSDLGVHLRKQHSYIEQGKKCRYCDAVFHERYALIQHQKSHKNEKRFKCDQCDYACRQERHMVMHKRTHTGEKPYACSHCDKTFRQKQLLDMHFKRYHDPNFVPAAFVCSKCGKTFTRRNTMARHADNCSGPDGGEGENGGETKKGKRGRKRKMRSKKEDSSDSEENAEPDLDDNEDEEETAVEIEAEPEVEQEAPAPPPSKKRRGRPPGKATTQPKQSQPAAIIQVEDQNTGEIENIIVEVKKEPDAETAEEEEEAQPAVVEAPNGDLTPEMILSMMDR; encoded by the exons ACAGAAAT CAGGAGGGTGAAATGGAAGGTGAGGCAGTTGAAGCTATCGTGGATGAATCAGAAACGTTTATcaagggaaaagagaggaaaacctACCAGAGACGCCGTGAGGGTGGGCAGGAGGACGATGCCTGTCACCTACCACCCAACCAAGCTGACGGAGGGGAGGTGGTGCAGGATGTCAACAGCGGTGTGCAGATGGTCATGATGGAACAGCTGGATCCAACCCTGCTTCAGATGAAGACTGAAGTGATGGAAGGTGCGGTGTCTCAAGAAACAGAGGCCACGGTGGATGACACGCAGATCATAACCCTCCAGGTGGTTAATATGGAAGAGCAGCCCATAAACCTTGGTGAGCTTCAGCTGGTCCAAGTACCTGTACCAGTGACTGTACCTGTTGCCACCACATCTGTGGAAGAGCTTCAGGGAGCATATGAGAATGAGGTTTCCAAAGGAGGCCTGCAAGAGGGAGAGCCCATGATCTGTCATACCCTCCCTTTACCAGAAGGCTTCCAGGTAGTGAAAGTGGGTGCAAATGGTGAGGTGGAGACACTGGAACAAGGTGAGCTTCAGCCACAGGAAGATCCCAATTGGCAAAAAGATCCAGACTATCAGCCACCAgccaaaaaaacaaagaaaaacaaaaagagtaaGCTTCGCTACACCGAGGAAGGCAAAGATGTGGATGTCTCTGTGTATGACTTtgaagaggagcagcaggagggttTGTTGTCTGAGGTCAATGCAGAAAAGGTGGTGGGCAATATGAAGCCACCTAAaccaacaaaaattaaaaagaaag GTGTAAAGAAGACATTCCAGTGCGAGCTGTGCAGTTACACTTGCCCGCGTCGCTCCAACTTGGACCGCCATATGAAAAGCCACACTGATGAAAGACCACACAAGTGCCATCTCTGTGGCAGGGCTTTCAGGACAGTCACATTGCTGAGGAACCACCTCAACACTCACACAG GTACTCGCCCTCACAAGTGCCCAGACTGCGACATGGCCTTTGTGACCAGTGGAGAGTTGGTTCGGCATCGCCGCTACAAACATACCCATGAGAAACCCTTCAAGTGTTCCATGTGTGATTATGCTAGCGTGGAG GTTAGCAAATTGAAACGCCACATTCGTTCTCACACGGGAGAGCGTCCCTTCCAGTGCAGCTTGTGCAGCTATGCCAGCAGGGACACCTACAAGCTGAAGAGGCACATGAGGACCCACTCTG GAGAGAAGCCATATGAATGTTACATCTGCCACGCTCGCTTCACCCAGAGTGGTACCATGAAGATGCACATTTTGCAGAAGCACACGGAGAATGTGGCCAAATTTCACTGTCCTCACTGTGATACTGTTATAGCAAGAAAGAGTGACTTGG GTGTGCACTTGAGGAAGCAGCATTCCTACATCGAGCAGGGCAAGAAGTGCCGCTACTGCGACGCCGTGTTCCACGAGCGCTACGCCCTCATCCAGCACCAGAAGTCCCACAAGAACGAGAAGCGCTTCAAGTGTGACCAGTGTGACTACGCCTGCAGACAG GAGCGGCACATGGTCATGCATAAACGGACCCACACTGGGGAGAAGCCTTATGCCTGTAGCCATTGTGACAAAACCTTCCGTCAGAAACAGCTCCTTGATATGCACTTCAAACGGTATCACGACCCCAACTTTGTCCCTGCTGCTTTTGTCTGTTCCAAGTGTGGCAAAACTTTCACTCGCAGG AACACAATGGCCAGACATGCTGATAACTGCTCTGGCCCAGACggtggggaaggagagaacggaggggagacaaagaaggGCAAACGTGGCCGAAAGAGAAAGATGCGGTCTAAGAAAGAAGATTCCTCTGACAGTG AGGAAAATGCTGAACCAGATTTGGATGATAACGAAGATGAGGAGGAGACAGCAGTAGAAATTGAGGCTGAACCAGAGGTTGAGCAAGAGGCTCCTGCACCACCTCCCAGTAAGAAACGAAGAGGAAGGCCCCCAGGCAAAGCTACCACCCAACCAAAACAATCCCAGC CTGCAGCAATCATTCAGGTTGAAGACCAGAACACTGGTGAAATCGAAAACATCATAGTGGAAGTAAAGAAAGAACCTGATGCTGAAacagcagaggaagaggaggaagctCAGCCAGCCGTCGTGGAAGCTCCCAACGGGGACCTCACTCCCGAGATGATTCTCAGCATGATGGACCGGTGA
- the CTCF gene encoding transcriptional repressor CTCF isoform X2 codes for MEGEAVEAIVDESETFIKGKERKTYQRRREGGQEDDACHLPPNQADGGEVVQDVNSGVQMVMMEQLDPTLLQMKTEVMEGAVSQETEATVDDTQIITLQVVNMEEQPINLGELQLVQVPVPVTVPVATTSVEELQGAYENEVSKGGLQEGEPMICHTLPLPEGFQVVKVGANGEVETLEQGELQPQEDPNWQKDPDYQPPAKKTKKNKKSKLRYTEEGKDVDVSVYDFEEEQQEGLLSEVNAEKVVGNMKPPKPTKIKKKGVKKTFQCELCSYTCPRRSNLDRHMKSHTDERPHKCHLCGRAFRTVTLLRNHLNTHTGTRPHKCPDCDMAFVTSGELVRHRRYKHTHEKPFKCSMCDYASVEVSKLKRHIRSHTGERPFQCSLCSYASRDTYKLKRHMRTHSGEKPYECYICHARFTQSGTMKMHILQKHTENVAKFHCPHCDTVIARKSDLGVHLRKQHSYIEQGKKCRYCDAVFHERYALIQHQKSHKNEKRFKCDQCDYACRQERHMVMHKRTHTGEKPYACSHCDKTFRQKQLLDMHFKRYHDPNFVPAAFVCSKCGKTFTRRNTMARHADNCSGPDGGEGENGGETKKGKRGRKRKMRSKKEDSSDSEENAEPDLDDNEDEEETAVEIEAEPEVEQEAPAPPPSKKRRGRPPGKATTQPKQSQPAAIIQVEDQNTGEIENIIVEVKKEPDAETAEEEEEAQPAVVEAPNGDLTPEMILSMMDR; via the exons ATGGAAGGTGAGGCAGTTGAAGCTATCGTGGATGAATCAGAAACGTTTATcaagggaaaagagaggaaaacctACCAGAGACGCCGTGAGGGTGGGCAGGAGGACGATGCCTGTCACCTACCACCCAACCAAGCTGACGGAGGGGAGGTGGTGCAGGATGTCAACAGCGGTGTGCAGATGGTCATGATGGAACAGCTGGATCCAACCCTGCTTCAGATGAAGACTGAAGTGATGGAAGGTGCGGTGTCTCAAGAAACAGAGGCCACGGTGGATGACACGCAGATCATAACCCTCCAGGTGGTTAATATGGAAGAGCAGCCCATAAACCTTGGTGAGCTTCAGCTGGTCCAAGTACCTGTACCAGTGACTGTACCTGTTGCCACCACATCTGTGGAAGAGCTTCAGGGAGCATATGAGAATGAGGTTTCCAAAGGAGGCCTGCAAGAGGGAGAGCCCATGATCTGTCATACCCTCCCTTTACCAGAAGGCTTCCAGGTAGTGAAAGTGGGTGCAAATGGTGAGGTGGAGACACTGGAACAAGGTGAGCTTCAGCCACAGGAAGATCCCAATTGGCAAAAAGATCCAGACTATCAGCCACCAgccaaaaaaacaaagaaaaacaaaaagagtaaGCTTCGCTACACCGAGGAAGGCAAAGATGTGGATGTCTCTGTGTATGACTTtgaagaggagcagcaggagggttTGTTGTCTGAGGTCAATGCAGAAAAGGTGGTGGGCAATATGAAGCCACCTAAaccaacaaaaattaaaaagaaag GTGTAAAGAAGACATTCCAGTGCGAGCTGTGCAGTTACACTTGCCCGCGTCGCTCCAACTTGGACCGCCATATGAAAAGCCACACTGATGAAAGACCACACAAGTGCCATCTCTGTGGCAGGGCTTTCAGGACAGTCACATTGCTGAGGAACCACCTCAACACTCACACAG GTACTCGCCCTCACAAGTGCCCAGACTGCGACATGGCCTTTGTGACCAGTGGAGAGTTGGTTCGGCATCGCCGCTACAAACATACCCATGAGAAACCCTTCAAGTGTTCCATGTGTGATTATGCTAGCGTGGAG GTTAGCAAATTGAAACGCCACATTCGTTCTCACACGGGAGAGCGTCCCTTCCAGTGCAGCTTGTGCAGCTATGCCAGCAGGGACACCTACAAGCTGAAGAGGCACATGAGGACCCACTCTG GAGAGAAGCCATATGAATGTTACATCTGCCACGCTCGCTTCACCCAGAGTGGTACCATGAAGATGCACATTTTGCAGAAGCACACGGAGAATGTGGCCAAATTTCACTGTCCTCACTGTGATACTGTTATAGCAAGAAAGAGTGACTTGG GTGTGCACTTGAGGAAGCAGCATTCCTACATCGAGCAGGGCAAGAAGTGCCGCTACTGCGACGCCGTGTTCCACGAGCGCTACGCCCTCATCCAGCACCAGAAGTCCCACAAGAACGAGAAGCGCTTCAAGTGTGACCAGTGTGACTACGCCTGCAGACAG GAGCGGCACATGGTCATGCATAAACGGACCCACACTGGGGAGAAGCCTTATGCCTGTAGCCATTGTGACAAAACCTTCCGTCAGAAACAGCTCCTTGATATGCACTTCAAACGGTATCACGACCCCAACTTTGTCCCTGCTGCTTTTGTCTGTTCCAAGTGTGGCAAAACTTTCACTCGCAGG AACACAATGGCCAGACATGCTGATAACTGCTCTGGCCCAGACggtggggaaggagagaacggaggggagacaaagaaggGCAAACGTGGCCGAAAGAGAAAGATGCGGTCTAAGAAAGAAGATTCCTCTGACAGTG AGGAAAATGCTGAACCAGATTTGGATGATAACGAAGATGAGGAGGAGACAGCAGTAGAAATTGAGGCTGAACCAGAGGTTGAGCAAGAGGCTCCTGCACCACCTCCCAGTAAGAAACGAAGAGGAAGGCCCCCAGGCAAAGCTACCACCCAACCAAAACAATCCCAGC CTGCAGCAATCATTCAGGTTGAAGACCAGAACACTGGTGAAATCGAAAACATCATAGTGGAAGTAAAGAAAGAACCTGATGCTGAAacagcagaggaagaggaggaagctCAGCCAGCCGTCGTGGAAGCTCCCAACGGGGACCTCACTCCCGAGATGATTCTCAGCATGATGGACCGGTGA